One segment of Parvularcula sp. IMCC14364 DNA contains the following:
- a CDS encoding MATE family efflux transporter encodes MTERETKLTTELRDNADIDESQIGKPMSWRKEFSSLLLLGFPLALTQLVQFSISTIDLLMIGQLGAEALASASLGLAIFYATWLVGFGPMMAVTPLVSQTLGADPNNTRDVRISVRMGLWAIIITFPMMFVIYFFSADIALMLGQAPHISEAAGNYILALAPGMPFALGVFMLRNFLAAIDRTRVPLAVIIIVTLLNTLLNWILIYGNWGAPAWGLVGAGIASSLSHIVGFLLLTAYIQWDSRGREFELFDNFFRLHTERLREIFKLGLPISVTFGFEVMLFNVAVFLMGLIGVYEQAAYQSALNVAALAFMMPLGFSMAGCVRVGLAAGAKDQKGIRKAAGATIAVCLIAIMSVAVFVVLFPREIARFYLDADEGANTEVLRLIASFLPIAAAFMFFDGIQVAAGQVLRGLKDVNSPMYLTGISYWLIGFPVSVYFGLYTPVGAIGVWWGLLAGLAAASILLGGRLLYLLANPEEQPG; translated from the coding sequence ATGACCGAGAGAGAAACTAAACTGACAACAGAACTGCGTGACAATGCAGACATTGATGAAAGCCAGATCGGTAAACCTATGAGTTGGCGGAAAGAGTTTTCCAGCCTGTTATTGCTTGGCTTTCCACTGGCCCTTACACAGCTCGTACAATTTTCAATAAGCACTATCGACTTGCTGATGATTGGGCAGCTAGGAGCCGAAGCGCTTGCGTCTGCCTCGCTTGGGCTTGCGATATTCTATGCAACCTGGCTGGTCGGCTTTGGGCCGATGATGGCCGTGACGCCTCTGGTGTCACAAACCCTTGGTGCCGACCCGAACAATACACGTGATGTCCGTATTTCTGTCCGTATGGGATTATGGGCCATCATTATCACCTTCCCGATGATGTTCGTGATCTACTTTTTTTCGGCTGACATTGCGTTGATGCTGGGGCAAGCACCGCATATTTCAGAGGCCGCCGGCAATTACATTCTGGCACTCGCGCCAGGGATGCCTTTTGCGCTGGGCGTCTTCATGCTGAGGAATTTTCTTGCGGCTATAGACCGTACGCGCGTTCCTCTTGCCGTTATCATTATCGTGACCCTGCTTAATACACTGCTGAACTGGATTCTTATATATGGTAATTGGGGTGCGCCAGCCTGGGGGCTGGTCGGTGCCGGCATTGCCTCATCACTTTCCCATATCGTTGGCTTCCTTCTACTAACGGCATATATCCAATGGGATTCACGCGGGCGTGAGTTTGAGCTGTTTGATAATTTTTTTCGACTGCACACAGAACGCCTGAGAGAAATATTCAAATTAGGACTGCCCATAAGCGTTACTTTTGGCTTTGAGGTCATGCTGTTCAATGTGGCGGTATTCCTGATGGGTTTGATCGGTGTTTACGAGCAAGCTGCTTATCAGTCCGCGCTGAATGTTGCCGCATTGGCCTTTATGATGCCGCTTGGCTTTTCAATGGCTGGTTGTGTGCGTGTTGGTCTTGCTGCGGGCGCAAAGGATCAGAAAGGCATACGCAAAGCAGCCGGCGCGACAATCGCCGTGTGCCTGATTGCGATCATGAGTGTTGCTGTCTTTGTTGTGCTTTTCCCACGTGAGATTGCACGATTTTATCTTGATGCGGATGAGGGGGCTAATACGGAAGTACTCCGCCTTATCGCATCCTTCCTGCCTATCGCAGCTGCATTCATGTTCTTTGACGGCATTCAGGTTGCCGCAGGACAGGTCTTACGCGGGCTTAAAGACGTCAATAGCCCGATGTACTTAACAGGGATCAGTTACTGGCTGATCGGATTTCCTGTCTCTGTATATTTTGGTCTTTACACGCCCGTTGGGGCTATAGGTGTCTGGTGGGGATTGCTTGCCGGCCTAGCGGCGGCATCAATTCTGCTAGGTGGCAGACTGCTCTACCTACTCGCGAATCCAGAGGAGCAGCCGGGCTAA
- a CDS encoding alanine--glyoxylate aminotransferase family protein, which translates to MGPGPSDVSPRVLTAQARQTIGHLDPQFVDLMDEIKALLRYAFRTENDVTFPVSAPGSAGMETCVVNIVEPGDKVIVCINGVFGGRMKENIERAGGVPIAVEDDWGKPVSVSKLEDVLRENPDAVAVGFVHSETSTGVRSDAETLCSLAREHACLTIVDAVTTLGGIPLEVDAWGIDAIYSGSQKCLSAPPGLSPVSFSEKALDKIRNRKTKVQSWFLDLNLVLGYWDGDGGRAYHHTAPVNAMYGLHESLVILHEEGLEASWERHQRLHQQLHQGLGKLGIEYLVEPPYRLPQLNSVLIPDHLQSSEADIRKKLLNDHQLEIGAGLGALAGKVWRIGLMGHGASEANVSKCLEALETVMAQ; encoded by the coding sequence ATGGGCCCTGGCCCGTCAGATGTGTCGCCGCGTGTGCTAACTGCGCAGGCGCGCCAGACTATTGGTCATCTTGACCCTCAATTTGTCGATCTGATGGACGAAATAAAGGCCCTTCTGAGATATGCCTTCCGTACAGAGAACGATGTCACTTTCCCCGTTTCTGCGCCAGGATCCGCAGGAATGGAGACCTGTGTCGTCAATATTGTTGAGCCGGGTGATAAGGTAATTGTTTGTATCAATGGTGTTTTCGGCGGTCGCATGAAGGAGAATATTGAGCGTGCTGGCGGCGTGCCGATTGCGGTAGAGGATGATTGGGGCAAGCCGGTATCAGTTAGTAAACTCGAAGACGTATTGCGGGAAAATCCTGATGCTGTTGCTGTTGGCTTTGTTCATTCTGAGACATCCACGGGTGTCCGATCTGACGCAGAGACGTTATGTTCCCTTGCTCGTGAGCATGCCTGCCTGACGATAGTTGATGCTGTCACAACACTGGGCGGCATCCCGTTGGAAGTTGATGCGTGGGGTATTGATGCCATCTATTCGGGTAGCCAGAAATGCCTGTCAGCGCCGCCGGGCCTGTCTCCCGTCAGTTTTTCAGAGAAGGCGCTTGATAAAATCCGTAACCGGAAGACGAAAGTACAAAGCTGGTTCCTGGATCTCAACCTCGTACTTGGTTATTGGGACGGAGACGGTGGGCGTGCCTATCACCACACGGCACCTGTTAACGCCATGTATGGTCTGCATGAGAGCTTGGTGATTTTACATGAAGAAGGACTCGAAGCCTCTTGGGAAAGGCACCAGCGCCTGCACCAGCAATTACATCAGGGATTGGGAAAGCTGGGTATCGAATATCTGGTTGAGCCGCCATACAGACTCCCGCAGCTGAATAGCGTGTTGATACCAGATCACCTGCAGTCTAGTGAAGCGGATATAAGAAAAAAACTGCTCAATGATCATCAGCTTGAGATCGGGGCAGGGCTGGGCGCTCTTGCCGGCAAGGTCTGGCGAATTGGTTTAATGGGGCATGGGGCGAGTGAAGCAAATGTCAGCAAGTGCCTAGAGGCGCTTGAAACTGTGATGGCTCAATAA
- a CDS encoding ParB/RepB/Spo0J family partition protein, which produces MAKKGLGRGLDVLLGEATPHARDAVPAAGVQEKLPIEFIIPDPKQPRKTFSDEAIDELAASISEKGMLQPILVRPDDDEPNKYRIVAGERRWRAAQRAKLHEVPVIIRIFSDAETAEIALIENLQRVDLNPMEEAEAYAHLGEAHTRNQNEIADAVGKSRSHVANMMRLLKLPESVRLMVREGALSMGHARALLASESPQTIAEQIVKKGLSVRQTEKLAKQPLGKDRAESDPSRSGKKDKPSTSKKDADTRALERDLAEALGLDVGIEHKGKKGGKLFIDYRSLDQLDEVCRRLMNVSV; this is translated from the coding sequence ATGGCCAAGAAAGGTTTGGGGCGGGGGCTTGATGTATTGCTCGGCGAGGCAACGCCGCACGCGAGAGATGCGGTCCCTGCTGCTGGCGTGCAGGAGAAATTGCCCATCGAATTTATTATTCCTGATCCGAAACAGCCCAGAAAGACATTCTCCGATGAGGCTATTGATGAATTGGCTGCCTCAATAAGCGAGAAAGGTATGTTGCAGCCTATTCTGGTTCGCCCAGATGATGATGAGCCAAATAAATACCGTATCGTAGCAGGGGAGCGTCGCTGGCGGGCTGCACAAAGGGCGAAACTGCATGAGGTGCCAGTTATTATCCGTATATTTTCTGATGCGGAAACCGCCGAGATCGCACTTATCGAAAATCTGCAACGTGTTGATCTGAATCCGATGGAGGAAGCGGAGGCCTACGCTCATCTGGGCGAAGCTCATACGCGCAATCAAAATGAGATAGCTGACGCTGTCGGGAAAAGCCGGAGCCATGTTGCCAACATGATGCGTCTTTTGAAGTTGCCGGAAAGTGTGCGATTGATGGTGCGCGAAGGCGCGCTTTCTATGGGGCATGCGCGCGCGCTTCTGGCAAGTGAAAGCCCGCAAACAATTGCAGAACAGATTGTCAAAAAAGGACTATCCGTACGCCAGACAGAGAAGTTGGCCAAACAGCCTCTTGGCAAGGATCGCGCTGAAAGCGATCCTTCCAGATCCGGGAAGAAAGATAAGCCTTCAACCTCAAAGAAAGACGCCGACACACGTGCTTTGGAGCGCGACCTTGCGGAAGCGCTTGGTCTGGATGTTGGCATTGAGCACAAAGGCAAAAAGGGTGGCAAACTTTTCATTGATTACCGGTCTCTGGATCAGCTTGATGAAGTGTGTCGCCGCCTGATGAATGTATCTGTGTAA
- a CDS encoding ParA family protein has protein sequence MPENKFSSKTGHTGGVRVLSVANQKGGVGKTTTAINLGTALAAVGEKVLIIDLDPQGNASTGLGIDGSRRETTTYDVIMGDAALADAVQATKVPRLSVAPAGVNLAGAEIELIDEQDRHFCLSRAISRFIQISPDITYIMIDCPPSLSLLTINAMAASDAVIVPLQCEFFALEGLSQILRTIDKVRERINPGLELQGIVLTMYDRRNNLSQQVEDDVRSHMGAKVYQTAIPRNVRISEAPSHGKPALLYDLKCTGSQAYLRLASEVIQRERAA, from the coding sequence GTGCCTGAAAACAAGTTTTCTTCAAAGACTGGCCATACCGGTGGTGTAAGGGTTCTTTCTGTCGCCAACCAGAAGGGTGGCGTCGGAAAAACAACTACAGCTATCAATCTCGGCACGGCATTGGCTGCCGTCGGGGAGAAAGTTCTCATTATTGATCTTGACCCTCAGGGTAATGCCTCAACCGGGCTTGGCATTGATGGTAGCCGACGCGAGACAACGACTTATGATGTAATCATGGGCGATGCTGCTCTGGCCGATGCCGTTCAGGCAACGAAAGTCCCAAGGTTGAGTGTAGCACCTGCTGGGGTCAATCTTGCGGGCGCTGAGATAGAACTGATCGACGAACAAGATCGGCATTTCTGTCTTTCAAGAGCAATAAGTCGCTTCATTCAGATCAGTCCCGACATCACCTATATCATGATTGATTGCCCACCATCCCTCAGTCTACTGACGATAAATGCGATGGCTGCTTCAGATGCCGTCATTGTGCCATTGCAATGTGAATTTTTTGCCCTCGAGGGATTGTCCCAAATTCTCAGAACGATCGACAAAGTGCGCGAGAGGATAAACCCTGGCCTGGAATTGCAGGGGATTGTGCTGACCATGTATGACCGGCGCAATAATCTCTCGCAACAGGTTGAGGACGACGTGCGCTCACATATGGGGGCCAAGGTTTATCAGACGGCGATCCCGAGAAATGTGCGTATTTCCGAAGCGCCATCACATGGGAAGCCTGCGCTTCTTTATGACCTGAAATGTACTGGCAGTCAGGCGTATCTCAGGCTTGCAAGTGAAGTAATTCAGCGCGAGCGCGCTGCGTAG
- the rsmG gene encoding 16S rRNA (guanine(527)-N(7))-methyltransferase RsmG, whose product MGDAAFDSSEFLATCNISRETREMIEIFDSMFVAWTGRLNLVAKSTISDRWSRHYLDSAQLLPLMPGDAKVVMDFGSGAGFPGLFLAILCAHDHTRSHQHYYLVESISKKCAFLREVVAALGLTNVTILNQRIEDIKKPAKADIITARALAGLDRLLDYSARFMHKRSICLFLKGEKAQEEIEAAQVNWLMDVSSHKSQTHEAAAILEIRNLSRA is encoded by the coding sequence ATGGGTGACGCAGCTTTCGATTCAAGTGAATTCCTGGCGACGTGTAATATTTCACGTGAAACACGCGAGATGATTGAAATTTTTGACAGTATGTTTGTCGCTTGGACGGGCCGGCTGAATCTTGTTGCGAAGTCTACAATAAGTGACAGGTGGTCGCGTCACTACCTGGACTCTGCTCAGCTTTTGCCCCTCATGCCGGGTGACGCGAAAGTTGTTATGGATTTTGGCAGCGGGGCAGGTTTCCCCGGTCTTTTCCTGGCAATTCTGTGTGCCCATGATCATACACGGTCACATCAACATTATTATCTTGTTGAGAGCATTTCGAAGAAATGTGCTTTCCTGCGTGAGGTGGTTGCGGCGCTTGGGCTGACAAATGTCACGATACTCAATCAGCGCATTGAGGACATCAAAAAGCCTGCGAAAGCAGATATTATTACGGCACGTGCTCTGGCAGGGCTCGACAGATTACTCGATTATAGTGCGAGATTTATGCACAAGAGATCGATTTGTCTTTTCCTCAAGGGCGAAAAGGCGCAAGAAGAGATCGAAGCTGCGCAGGTTAACTGGCTGATGGACGTTTCCAGCCATAAAAGCCAGACACATGAGGCAGCGGCCATACTGGAGATCAGGAACCTGTCACGTGCCTGA
- the mnmG gene encoding tRNA uridine-5-carboxymethylaminomethyl(34) synthesis enzyme MnmG, producing the protein MVTSFDYDVIVIGGGHAGCEAASASARLGARTLLATHKLETIGEMSCNPAIGGLGKGHLVREIDALGGLMGEIIDQSGIQFRMLNKSKGPAVRGPRAQADRALYRKHMQEALAGQENLVIRAYAIEDLIVEKGRCTGVVTEGGEHIRAASVVLTTGTFLKGMIHIGEKRIPAGRVDEKPAIGLSDRLYGLNLKMGRLKTGTPARLDGRTIDWQSLEMQPADERPVPFSFLNSKITVQQISCGITHTTQKTHDIIAENIKKSAVYSGNIAGRGPRYCPSIEDKIMRFAERQSHQIFLEPEGLTDDLVYPNGISTSLPEDVQAAFLESIPGLERARIVRHGYAIEYDYVDPRELTLALQVKSLPGLYLAGQINGTTGYEEAGAQGLMAGLNAALCVSGDDLFTLDRSEAYIGVMIDDLVTKGVTEPYRMFTSRAEYRLSLRSDNADQRLTPLGIRLGCFDGKREEMFHVKQNQLIEARAWASGTLMTPNEAAKHGIKVNQDGRKRSVLEYLAYPDLDAEKLTAVWPELGSWPPDIVEQLEIDATYAGYMDRQKADIVAFRKDEKLKIPSDFSYEMVTGLSNEVRQKLVAARPQTIGQAGRIEGVTPAALALLLATMKKSSIGKRHNHG; encoded by the coding sequence ATGGTGACCTCTTTTGATTACGATGTGATTGTTATCGGCGGCGGACATGCCGGCTGTGAAGCGGCATCCGCATCTGCGCGCCTTGGTGCAAGGACATTGCTGGCAACGCATAAGCTTGAGACAATCGGTGAAATGTCATGCAATCCAGCGATCGGGGGACTGGGTAAAGGGCACCTCGTTCGTGAGATCGATGCCTTGGGCGGTCTGATGGGCGAGATAATCGACCAGTCCGGTATTCAGTTCAGAATGCTCAATAAATCCAAGGGTCCAGCGGTTCGGGGCCCTAGAGCACAGGCCGATAGAGCGCTTTACAGAAAGCATATGCAAGAAGCGCTGGCCGGACAGGAAAATCTGGTCATCAGGGCCTATGCCATCGAAGACCTTATCGTGGAGAAGGGCCGCTGCACCGGTGTCGTTACAGAAGGCGGAGAACATATCCGCGCTGCATCGGTTGTATTAACGACCGGCACTTTTCTCAAAGGTATGATCCATATTGGTGAAAAGCGGATACCGGCTGGCCGGGTTGATGAGAAACCCGCAATCGGACTTTCAGACAGACTGTATGGATTGAATCTGAAAATGGGACGGTTGAAAACGGGCACACCTGCCCGTTTGGATGGTCGGACCATTGATTGGCAAAGTCTGGAAATGCAACCCGCTGATGAGCGACCTGTGCCGTTTTCTTTCCTGAATTCAAAGATTACTGTCCAGCAGATTTCATGTGGCATCACGCACACTACGCAAAAGACGCATGACATAATCGCTGAAAATATAAAAAAATCCGCTGTCTATAGTGGAAATATCGCCGGGCGTGGTCCGAGGTATTGTCCATCTATCGAGGATAAAATCATGCGCTTTGCAGAACGGCAGAGCCATCAGATTTTTCTCGAGCCTGAGGGCCTGACCGATGATCTGGTCTATCCAAATGGTATTTCGACCTCATTACCGGAGGATGTTCAGGCCGCGTTTTTGGAGTCTATTCCCGGCCTGGAGCGTGCGCGTATCGTGCGTCATGGCTACGCGATTGAATATGATTACGTGGATCCGAGAGAACTGACACTTGCCCTACAGGTAAAGTCCTTGCCGGGCTTATACCTTGCCGGCCAAATCAATGGCACTACTGGATACGAAGAGGCAGGGGCACAGGGCCTTATGGCTGGTTTGAATGCCGCGCTTTGTGTTTCGGGTGATGACTTATTCACGCTTGATCGGTCTGAGGCCTATATTGGCGTCATGATCGACGACCTTGTAACGAAAGGCGTCACAGAACCCTATCGCATGTTCACATCACGAGCTGAGTACAGGTTATCCCTTCGTTCGGATAATGCGGATCAACGACTGACACCATTGGGTATCAGGCTTGGATGCTTTGACGGCAAGCGTGAAGAGATGTTTCACGTGAAACAGAACCAGCTCATAGAAGCACGGGCATGGGCATCGGGCACGTTGATGACGCCCAATGAAGCAGCAAAGCACGGAATCAAAGTGAATCAGGATGGGCGCAAACGAAGCGTTTTGGAGTATCTTGCCTATCCCGACCTTGATGCTGAAAAGTTAACGGCAGTCTGGCCTGAACTTGGAAGCTGGCCCCCAGATATTGTCGAGCAACTTGAAATTGATGCCACTTATGCTGGATATATGGATCGGCAGAAGGCGGATATTGTAGCCTTCAGAAAAGATGAAAAACTGAAGATTCCATCCGATTTTTCTTATGAGATGGTGACAGGTCTATCCAATGAAGTGCGGCAGAAGCTTGTTGCTGCAAGGCCCCAAACAATCGGACAGGCAGGTCGAATTGAAGGAGTAACGCCCGCGGCGCTGGCTCTGTTATTGGCGACAATGAAGAAATCTTCCATCGGAAAACGTCATAATCATGGGTGA
- the mnmE gene encoding tRNA uridine-5-carboxymethylaminomethyl(34) synthesis GTPase MnmE — MENDTIFALSSGAGKAGVAVFRISGPGASGTLELFSGKKLPAREVSFSRLTDPKSTKLIDSGIVFWFAGPASFTGEDMAEMQVHGSRAVIDEMMRALSGSGLRPAEPGEFTMRAFRNGKIDLAQSEALADLIDAETIHQKQQALQQVDGRLSALAMNWYQQLLGCLAPLEAGIDFPDEEDVPVDIENTAVPVIRKFIQELSFYLEEGKKARRVREGVSVVLIGAPNAGKSSLLNYLAGSEVAIVSDIPGTTRDLIEVRLDIKGVPVSMVDTAGLRSQSADRIEEEGMRRARQRAANADLRICLIDGSVENQLRLSILRDLGPGDVVLITKADLASASDIGCNIEHHKHFAISTKTGDGVKPFILHLEAVIAELCGSIEEPRLTRARHIHAVQEARQSLQRSLNYVVEQPELAAEDVRLAMRHLGSITGMVDVEDVLGEIFSSFCIGK; from the coding sequence ATGGAAAATGATACAATCTTTGCGCTGTCATCCGGCGCGGGCAAAGCTGGCGTTGCTGTCTTCCGGATCAGCGGTCCGGGAGCGAGCGGGACGCTTGAATTATTCAGTGGTAAAAAGTTGCCGGCTCGAGAGGTCAGCTTTTCCAGACTAACTGATCCTAAAAGCACGAAGCTGATCGATAGTGGGATTGTTTTCTGGTTTGCAGGACCAGCGAGCTTCACCGGTGAGGACATGGCTGAAATGCAGGTCCATGGCTCTCGCGCTGTAATAGATGAAATGATGAGGGCCTTGTCGGGATCTGGTTTGAGGCCAGCAGAACCCGGTGAGTTCACCATGCGGGCCTTCAGAAATGGCAAGATTGACCTGGCGCAATCAGAGGCCCTAGCAGATCTTATCGATGCCGAAACAATCCATCAAAAACAACAGGCTTTGCAGCAGGTAGATGGCCGACTCTCTGCCTTGGCTATGAATTGGTATCAACAATTACTGGGCTGTCTGGCGCCTCTCGAGGCTGGAATAGATTTCCCGGACGAAGAAGATGTTCCTGTTGATATTGAAAATACAGCCGTCCCCGTTATCAGAAAATTTATTCAGGAACTTTCGTTCTATCTGGAGGAGGGCAAGAAGGCGCGGCGTGTAAGAGAGGGCGTCAGCGTGGTCCTTATTGGCGCGCCTAATGCCGGGAAGTCATCGCTCTTGAATTATTTGGCCGGGAGTGAGGTTGCCATAGTCTCAGACATACCCGGCACCACAAGGGACTTGATTGAGGTGCGTCTGGACATCAAGGGCGTGCCAGTTAGCATGGTTGATACTGCAGGGTTGAGATCACAAAGCGCAGATAGGATAGAAGAAGAAGGAATGCGGCGGGCGCGCCAGCGGGCAGCCAATGCTGATCTGCGCATATGCCTTATTGACGGTAGTGTGGAGAATCAACTGAGATTGAGTATCCTTCGGGATCTGGGCCCAGGCGATGTTGTTTTAATTACCAAGGCTGATTTGGCTTCTGCTTCTGATATTGGATGCAATATTGAGCATCACAAGCACTTTGCCATATCAACGAAAACAGGTGATGGTGTGAAGCCTTTTATACTCCACCTAGAAGCAGTCATTGCGGAGCTTTGTGGCAGTATTGAAGAACCACGCCTGACACGAGCGAGGCATATCCATGCGGTGCAGGAGGCGAGGCAGTCTCTGCAAAGATCACTCAATTATGTCGTTGAGCAACCTGAACTGGCAGCAGAAGATGTGAGGCTTGCTATGCGGCATCTTGGGTCGATAACGGGTATGGTCGATGTTGAGGATGTTCTAGGTGAGATATTCTCATCTTTCTGCATCGGAAAGTAA
- a CDS encoding DUF6489 family protein has protein sequence MKLTINVDCTPEEARTFFGLPNVKPVNELLVNSLEERVREEIDTLSDPQKYFDRLMQMGGTGVDNMQKMFSGLMAAATKPDGK, from the coding sequence ATGAAACTAACGATAAATGTTGATTGTACACCAGAAGAGGCACGGACATTTTTTGGCTTGCCAAACGTCAAGCCTGTGAATGAGTTGTTGGTAAACAGCCTCGAAGAACGTGTCAGGGAAGAAATTGATACGTTATCTGACCCCCAGAAATACTTTGATCGGCTGATGCAAATGGGCGGTACTGGCGTCGATAATATGCAGAAAATGTTTTCAGGATTGATGGCAGCCGCTACGAAGCCGGATGGAAAATGA
- a CDS encoding glycerophosphodiester phosphodiesterase family protein: MQRLIIVIGVLIFSVWLNNNSLLATKPQNAPQLIAHRGVHQNFFNEGLTNESCTAEMIYPPEHDFIENTVPSIQAAIDAGAAVNEIDVQRTKDGHFAVFHDHTLDCRTEASGYIRNYTLAELKQLDPGYGYTSDSGRTYPFRGKYIGAIPSLREIMDQFPEHTFILNLKSNKPEDAIALLSTMSENPKWDERIMAIISGRRAVEQIRTQQSEIRSASRHTGQQCLKHFMLTGWSGFIPDTCHNTVFAVPMNYRHLTWGWPYRLTARLKSVNTPVIVLGPFERGDPGTTGVNHYKEFEALPQHLDAYIMTDRIDLIGPLIPQQSGIH, translated from the coding sequence ATGCAACGTCTGATTATCGTTATTGGGGTGCTCATATTTAGCGTCTGGCTGAATAATAACTCCCTCCTGGCGACTAAACCACAAAACGCTCCTCAATTAATTGCGCATCGCGGCGTGCACCAGAATTTCTTTAACGAGGGACTTACGAACGAAAGTTGCACTGCAGAGATGATCTACCCACCCGAGCATGATTTTATCGAAAATACAGTGCCGTCGATTCAAGCTGCGATTGACGCTGGAGCCGCGGTGAATGAGATCGATGTACAACGCACAAAAGACGGTCACTTTGCCGTTTTCCACGATCACACACTGGATTGCCGGACAGAAGCTTCTGGGTATATCCGTAATTACACCCTAGCCGAACTCAAGCAGCTGGACCCTGGATACGGTTATACTTCTGATAGCGGTCGAACCTATCCTTTCAGAGGAAAATATATCGGTGCAATTCCTTCCCTGAGGGAAATTATGGATCAGTTTCCTGAGCATACTTTTATTCTGAATCTGAAGAGTAATAAGCCAGAGGATGCGATAGCCCTACTCAGCACCATGTCCGAAAATCCAAAGTGGGATGAAAGGATCATGGCAATCATCAGTGGCAGGAGAGCTGTTGAGCAAATTCGTACTCAACAGTCAGAAATACGTTCGGCCAGCCGGCATACAGGCCAACAATGCCTGAAACACTTTATGCTCACCGGATGGAGCGGCTTTATTCCGGATACCTGCCATAATACTGTTTTTGCAGTGCCGATGAATTACCGTCATCTGACATGGGGCTGGCCCTATAGGCTGACAGCCAGGCTAAAATCGGTGAATACACCGGTTATCGTACTTGGTCCCTTCGAAAGGGGCGATCCTGGGACTACCGGTGTCAATCACTACAAAGAATTCGAGGCCTTACCTCAACATCTTGATGCTTATATCATGACCGACCGAATTGATCTGATAGGGCCACTAATTCCTCAGCAATCAGGTATTCATTGA